DNA from Halogeometricum sp. S1BR25-6:
CGCTCGACGATATTCGTCTACGACGGCCACCCCGGCGGCGTCGGCCTGACGGAGAGCGGCTACGGGGAGGTGGAGACCCTCCTTCGAAGAACGCACGAGTTGGTCCGCGACTGCGACTGCGAGGACGGCTGTCCGGCCTGCGTGCAGTCGCCGCAGTGCGGCAACGCGAACGACCCGCTGTCGAAGGCCGAGGCGGTGCACCTGCTGGCGGCGCTGAGCGGGCGGGAGGCGTGAGCCGTCAGAAGGGAAGGTGAATCCGGGACGTGAACCGGTCGACGACGAGCAACGACGCCACCGCCGGGAGGACGAGCGCCGCCTCCGACAGCGTCGACATGAGACCGAGGGCGACGATGAGCGTCGTCGCGCACGCCGGGGGATGGACGGCGTCGACGGCGAGCATCCCGGTACTCGTGAGGCCGACGGCGACGACGCCGCTGACGACCAGCCACGGCGGGTGGAAATCCAACGGCGTCGACGGCACCGAGAACACCGCCGCGGCGGCGGTGTAGGCGAGGAGGCCGCAGACGACACCGACGGCGTGGCCGCCGAGAACCGTCCGGGGGGTCGGACCCTGGTCTCGGACGGCGAGGACGAACGCGGAGGGGCCGAGGCTCGGAAACAGCGCCGGAATCCCGGTAACCCACGCCGTCGCCCCCGCGATGGCCAACAGGAGCGTCGCTCGGACGCCGACGGTGACGGGGTCTGGCAGGCCGAACGTCGGTCCGTTGAGAGGCATCGCGTCGAGGAAGAGACTCAGGAGGATCGGAGTTCGACGATACCGCGCTTCGCCGCGTCCAACAGTCGCTCGTCCAGCGGCATCCGCGACCACTCGTCGGGTTTGTCCTCCTCCGGAACCTCGTCCAGCAGGTCCACGTACGACGCGTGGACGTGCCGGCCGTTCTCGCCGCACTCCGGACACGTCACGATGATGAGCCTGACCCGATACGAGCGCTCCTGGGTCGTGCCGCAGTGCGGGCAGACGTACGTCTCTGTCACTGACTCCCCGTTTGAACTGCGGGTATTCAGGGTTTGCGGGTCGCGTCCGTGCTGCGTCGGCGAATCCGTTCACCGAGATGAACGCGTAACCGAGAACGTCTCGAACGTCTCGGCCGTGCGTGTCGTCCGTGAACGTCGAAAAGCGGCTTCTCGGCGACGGTCGCTCCGGTGCTACGGCTCCCGCCGCCAGACGATTGCGTCGGCGTTCGCGAGGGTGACCTCGCCGGCGTCGTCGACGTCCGGCGCGGTCAGCGCGGGGTCCCAGCCCTCCGTGGGAATTTCGGGCGCGTTCGCGTCCTCCGCGGCGTCCGCCGCGAGGGCGTCCGGCGAGACGTCGACGGGCACGCCCTCCATGTTGGCCGCGAACAGGAGTTGCTCCGCTCGGTCCGGCGCGGTTCGGAACCCATAGTAGAGCACCGTCCCCTCCGTCGGGTGGCGGTAGGTGAAGTAGTCCTCGTCTCTCAAATCGTCCCGAAGCCACGCTCTGTCGTGTCGGAACTCCCGGACTGCGAAGCGGTTCGCCGTGCGCTCCTCGCTCTGCTCGTCGCGCCAGTGAGAGAGGTTGGCGAACTCGTACACGTCGCGCATCCACGCGTCCGCGTAGGCGTCGAGGTCGGTCGGAGAGAGGTCTTCGTCCCCGTCTCCGCGCCCGCCGAGGGGATGCTCCAGCGCCGACAGCATCGCGGCCATCGCGTCGAGGTCGTACTCCGTCGCCTCCACGGCGCCGGCGAGGGCGTCCATGAACGAGTGCAGCGAGTCGAGGGAGTCGAACCCGAGGTCCTTCACGCGCCGGAAGTGCGTCGGACTCTCGAACTCCTCCTCCCGTAGTTGCCAGTAGAGGAAGTTCGCCTCCTCGGCGACCACCTTCACGTTCCACTCGGGGTCGGTGTCGCGGACGAACCCCCACGGCGCGCGCATGTTGGCGTTGACGAAGTCCATCGGCACGCCCGGCAGGAAGCAGTGAAACAGCATCGCCGCCGCGGGGTTGTCGTAGGCGGCGTCCAGCGTTTCGGGATAGTCCTCGCCGAGATAGGGGTTCACCGGCGACTGGTTGAACGCCACCGTCGGGTCTATCTGGGTTCCCCTCCGCACAGTGTCGTGGTTGGCGACGCCCGTCAGCCAGTGGCCGCCGAACTCCGCGACTTCGCGGACGCGCCACCACTTCGTCGCCCAGAAGGTGAGCAACGCAGGCGTGTTGTGCGCGAACGTGACCGGCGACCACTGGAACGAGTGGGGGTGCTGCTCGATGAGCGCCCGGTAGGAGGAGGCGAGTTCCCAGTCCTCGCGCGGCCACGGACGGCCGTCCTCGAATATCATCCACGGGCGGTACTCGGTGTCCGCCACCTCCTGCGTCACGGCGTCCATCTCCGCGAGGAAGGCGTCGTCGTGGTACATCTCGCCCGTTTCGGGGTCGTGGGAGGTGAAGTCCTGCGCGCCGTCGACGCGGATACCGTCGGCACCGAAGTTCATCTTTCGGCGCTGCATCTCCAAGATGAGGGCGCGAACGGTCGGTTCGGTGTAGTCGAGGTGCTTGCCGTACATCCCCGGTCCGAGGACGTAGCGGTCGTTCAGCAGTTCCGCGCCGCGGTCGTCGGCGTGGCCGAGGGCCACGTCGAAGACGACGCGAATCGGCCGCGGTAGGGCGTGGCAGGCGGCGATGAAGTCAACGAGTTCGTCGGGCCGGCCCGATTCGAGAATCGCGGGGTTCGGCGCGGAGAACGCACTGACGACGATGTCGTACCCCCAGTTGAGCGCGTCCGGGCGGCCGACGGCGGCGACGAGTTCGTCGTCGCTCTCCGCTTCGACCGACCAGAACTCGTGCGTCTCGGGGTTCTCGGTGAGCGGTTCGACCGGCATCAGTTGAATCCCGTCGTAACCGGCGAAGGCGCGCTCCCAGGAGGCGAGGTCGTCGCCGTCACGCAGTTTCTCGCCGATTTCCTCGTAGACGCCCGCGAGGCCGGCGAGCGACCCGGATTCGGTCGCGGTTCCGGGGTGAATCTCCAACACGCTCGTCGCGGGGTCGATGCGCGGGAGGCCGTCGTGGTCGGTCGTCGAGACGCGCTCTTCGTCGGTTCCGAGCGACCGGAAGTACTCGCGGTCGGCGCGCGTCTCGTCCAGTCGCCCCACGTCGTACAACTCGGCCGGCGCGAACGCGCCGAACGGGACGGAGTACGCGAAGGGGTCGGCGGCGGTACGCCACTCGTCCCCGTCGTCACCGTGGCCGTCCCCGTCCTCGTCGCGGTAGACGAGACGGTACAGCGACCCGAGTCGCTCCCGCGTCCCGGCGCGCATGCCTGCGACGACGCCCCAGTGGTACTCACCCTCTCGGCGGAGGGGGACGCGGTCGCGGCGGAACCGGACCTCGCGGACGTCCGTCTCGCCGGGGTCGATTTCGGAACCGGGCGTGAGCACCTCGAGGAACACGTTCTCCGGCGGAACTCCGGCTTCGAGGAGTTCGGGCGTCCAGAACCCGATTTCGGTGCGCGTTTCTTCGGCCCTATCGGCGTCGACGACGTGTGCGCCGAGTCGGTCCGTGAGTCGCTTGGCCGCCTCGAAGGGGTCGTCGTGGGCGGCGGCCGTCCCGCGGTGCCACGCGAGGAGTTCGTCGGTCGGTCCGTCGAGCAGTCGGACGCCCGCGTCGGTCGTCATGCCCTCAGTTCACCGGGAGGATGGCGACGTGGTCGACTTCCAGACCCTCGGCGGCGGCGGTGTCCTCGCCGGTGACGAGGTCCGTCGAGTCCACCTCGTACTCGTCCAGCGTCACCGTCGCGGTGTCGTCCCCGAAGTTGAGGATACAGACGTAGGCGTCGCCGTCGAATTCGCGGAGGAACGCGACGGCGCGGTCGGTGTCGGACTCGTAGTCGACGCGCCGATAGACGCCCTCGTACCCGAGCGCGGGCGTCTCGTTTCGGACCTCGATGAGGCGCTTGTAGTGGTCTCGAATCTCCTCACGGGCGTGGTCCCACGCGAGGGCGTCCCGGCGGCCGCGCTGGCCGATTTCCTGTCCGCCGTACAGCATCGGAACGCCCGGAAGCGTGAACAGGGCGCCCGCGGCGGCCATCGCGGCGTCGTCGCCGCACTCGACGATGTAGCGCGTCTCGTCGTGATTCTCGATGTACAGCATGAACGACGCGTGCGGCGGGAAACCCACCTCGGCGCGTTGGTCGACGGCGTCGAGGATGGCCTCGGCGGGCATGTTGCCGTCGCCCACCTGCCGCATCGTGAAGTACAGCGTCGTGTCGAAGTGCATGTCGAACATCCCGTTGTGGAAGTCCGCGATGTACGGGATGGTCTCGTCCAAGAGGAGGAACTCGGGATCCTTCTCCTTCACCCGGTCGTGCAGTTCCTGCCAGAACGTGTTCGGGACGGCCCACGCCATGTCGCAGCGGAAGCCGTCGGCGATTTCCGCCCAGATGTCGACGGCGTCGAGGAGGTAGCGGCGGACTTCGAGGTTCGTGTAGTCGAAGTTGGCGATGTACTCCCAGTCGAAGTAGGTGCCCGGTTCGCCGCTGTCCTGCCACTCGTACCAGTCGTAGTACTCCGAGTCGGGATTCTTGTAGGCGTCCTCGAAGAACGGGTGGTCCCGCGCGGAGTGGTTCAACACGAGGTCGAACAGTACCTTCATCCCGTGGTCGTGGGCGGCGTCGACGAACGCCTCGTAGTCCTCGCGCGTCCCGAGGTCCTCGGCGATGTCGTAGAAGTCCACGATGTTGTAGCCGTGCGGCGCGTGGTCGTTCTGCAGGACGGGCGTGAGCCACAGGCAGTCGACGCCGAGGTCCTCCAGGTAGTCGAGTCGCTCCTCGAACGCCTCGAACACCGAGTCGTGTTCGTCGTCGTCGGTGAACCCGCGGACGTAAATCTCGTACAGCGTCACGTCCTTCGACCACTCCGGCGGGTCGTTCGGGCGGTCGACGACGCCGGTCGCGCCGCGCGTCGTCACCGCCTCCGCCTCGCCGCCGTCGAAGCGGAGCTTCGACGAGGCTCGCGACTCTCCGACTCGCTCACCGCCGTCGGAACGCAGTTCCGACGAAGTTCCGGACTCTTCGGTGTCCTCACCGCCGTCGGAGCGGGGCTGGGACCCGGACTCCGACGGGGCTCGAAAATCCTCGTCGCCCTCACCCCCGTCGGTCATCTGCTCGCGCGAGAACTCCACGGTGTCGGGCACGCTGTAAGCGTCCGCGAGCGCGACGCCGTGGATACGAACGCGGTTCCCGACGGCCGAGAGGGGGATTCTGAGCTCCCAGCCGTCTATCGAGACGGCCGACGAGGAGACGCCGTCGCGGTCGTCAACGAGGAACTCGACGACGATGTCGTCCCGGTCGGTGTCGCTGTCGGGGTGGGGGTGCGGGTCCGCGCGGACGACGAACGCGTCGTCCTCGACGCTGCCCTGCAGTTGGACGCGCGGTCGGCCGCCGTCCTTTCCGCCGCCGGACCCCGCGCCCGACCCGGACCCGGAGACGCCGCCGCTCTCACCGACCGGGCGCGCCGACCCGCTCATCCCGCTCATTCCGCTCATCCCGCTGGCGCCGCCGCCGGCGCCGACGGGGGCGAGTTCGCCGGAGAAGACGCGGACGGTGAGCGTGTGCGTCCCGTCGGGCGCGTCGAGTTCGAGCACGTACGTCCCCGAGGTGTCGGGCGAAAAGGAGACCACGTCCTCGTCGTCAGCGAGTTCGAGTTGACTCCCGACGGGCGCACTCTTCAGGTGCCAGCGGTAGGTCGCGTCGGGGTCGGGGTCTCTGGGTGCGAGCTGTACAGTCTCACCGACGGCCATGAACCGGGGCGGGCCGGGATGGTGCATGAAGGGAGCAAATACCCGTCGGGACTTTGCCTTTGCCCATCCTTCGGCCGGCGTGACGTGTTTCATTCTTTGTCAACAATTCCCGAACCGACGACCGTTCATCTAGTCATCACGTTGACGTAAGTGTACTCGAATGTGAACAAAAACGGCCAATACTTATGCTCCGGGCGCACACCTCCTGCGTATATGAGACTACGGACCGCGCTGAATGAATACAAGCGCGACCACGGCGGGCGTTTTCCGGAGGAGCGTCCGACTGCCGATGGAGCGTTCTCCGGTCACGGCGACCGATTGGTGCACGTCGGAACCGACGGCGAACTTCGCGACTACTCCTCTGCGCTCTCGGGACTGTACGGCATCGACCGGTCGCGGTTCGCCATCGAGGCGAACGGCGAGATACGGTGGTTCGACAGCCTCGATACGGTTCGGCAGCACTACTACCGTGAGACGAGCCTCGTCGAGACGGAGTACGACGCCGGCGAGTACACCGTCCACCAGTACGACCTCACGCTCGGTCGCGCGCACGTCACGCACGTCGAACTCCGCGGAGCGATTCCGACCGGCGCGCACCTGACGGCGTTCCTGACGATGGCGCCCGAGGGACGCGAGACGCGCGTCGGCCGCCTCATCCACGAGGAAGGCGGCCCGGACGGAACGCAGGCCGTCGAAGTGTTCCACCGCGACGAACACGACTACGTGACGGCCTCGACCGGCCTCGACGACGTCCGCGGACAGATACCCGAACGGTTCGACGAGATACTCTCCGAGGACACCTTCGAGTTCCCCCGCGAGGCCGTGTTGGAGCGGTACGAGGACACCCACCTGAGCGGCGACATCGTCGTCTCCGCGCCCCTCGAACCCGAGGGTCGCGCGGTCCGGACGACGCTGGTCACCCAACTGTCCGACCACCGCTCGCTCAGCCGCGAGGAGGCGCTCGCCGACCTGAACCACTGCGCGCTGGCGCACGCCTCGGCCGACGACCTGCGGGCCGCGGCGCGCGAACGCGCGGAGGTGTACGTCCCGGACCACGTTCCCCGACAGAACCTCGTCCGCTCCGACCTGCGGGCGCTGTCGCTCCTGACCGCGCCCACGGGCGCGCACATCGCCGGGCCGGAGTTCGACCCCTTCTACACGCACTCGGGCGGCTACGGCTACACGTGGTTCCGCGACGAGGCCGAGGTGTCGCGGTACCTCCTCGGCGCCGACGACCGCCTCTCGCTCGAACTCACCGACCGACTGAAGACGAACGCGGAGTTCTTCTGCGAGACGCAGTTGGACGACGGCTCCTGGCCCCACCGCGCGTGGGCCGTCGACGGGTCGCTGGCGCCGGGGTGGGCGAACGCTCGCGTCGAGGGCTCCGACAAGCCCGAGTACCAGGCCGACCAGACGGCCAGCGTCGTCACCTTCCTCTCGACGCTTCTAGAAGGCCGCCGGGACGAACTGGACGCGGAACTCGTCGGGCGGGTCCGCGACGCCATCGAACTGGGCGTCGAGTCGCTGGACGACAGTCTCGAAGACGACGGCCTCCCGGAGACGTGTCAGAACGCCTGGGAGAACATGGTTGGTCGCTTCACGCACACCGCCGCGACGTTCCTGCAAGCGTACGTCGCCGTCTCCGAGGCGCCCGTCGACTCGACGCTCGCCGACCACGCGGCCGAGCAGGCGACGGCCGTCTTCGAGGGGCTCGACGCCCTCTGGGACGACGAGCGCGAGGTGTACGGCACGCGACTGCAGGGCGAGCAACTCGACTCGCGGCTGGACTCCGCGACGCTGTCGCTCGTCGACGCGTTCGCGGCGTACGACGGACTGGAAGGTCTCTCGGAGGACACCCTCGACAGGCTCGAATCCCACCTAGAGACGACGCTCACGGGACTCTACCGCGACGTCGGCGACGTGGCCGGCCTCATCCGCTTCGAGGACGACTGGTGGCGGACCGCAGAACAGGACGAACCGAAACTGTGGTCGCTGTCGACGGCGTGGGGCGCCAACGCCGCCGCGACGTTCGCCGTCCTCCTCGACGAGTACGGCCGCGGCGAGGAGGCCGACGCCTTCCTCGAGGAGGCGACGGACCTGTACGCCCTGCTCCGCCCGGACGGGCCGTTCACGACGGGCGGCGGCTATCTGACCGAACAGGTGTTCGACGACGGCACGCCCGACAGCGCCGCGCCGCTCGGGTGGTCGCACGCGGTGCGCCTGCACACCACCGGCCTGCTGTCGGAGTACGACGCGCTCCCGGCGCCGAAGCCGGCGCCCTCCGGACCCGAGAGCCGTCCCCGGTGGACCACCGGCGAGAAGTACGGCGTCGGCACCGTCGCCGACCACACCGAAGAG
Protein-coding regions in this window:
- the gghA gene encoding glucosylglycerol hydrolase, giving the protein MTTDAGVRLLDGPTDELLAWHRGTAAAHDDPFEAAKRLTDRLGAHVVDADRAEETRTEIGFWTPELLEAGVPPENVFLEVLTPGSEIDPGETDVREVRFRRDRVPLRREGEYHWGVVAGMRAGTRERLGSLYRLVYRDEDGDGHGDDGDEWRTAADPFAYSVPFGAFAPAELYDVGRLDETRADREYFRSLGTDEERVSTTDHDGLPRIDPATSVLEIHPGTATESGSLAGLAGVYEEIGEKLRDGDDLASWERAFAGYDGIQLMPVEPLTENPETHEFWSVEAESDDELVAAVGRPDALNWGYDIVVSAFSAPNPAILESGRPDELVDFIAACHALPRPIRVVFDVALGHADDRGAELLNDRYVLGPGMYGKHLDYTEPTVRALILEMQRRKMNFGADGIRVDGAQDFTSHDPETGEMYHDDAFLAEMDAVTQEVADTEYRPWMIFEDGRPWPREDWELASSYRALIEQHPHSFQWSPVTFAHNTPALLTFWATKWWRVREVAEFGGHWLTGVANHDTVRRGTQIDPTVAFNQSPVNPYLGEDYPETLDAAYDNPAAAMLFHCFLPGVPMDFVNANMRAPWGFVRDTDPEWNVKVVAEEANFLYWQLREEEFESPTHFRRVKDLGFDSLDSLHSFMDALAGAVEATEYDLDAMAAMLSALEHPLGGRGDGDEDLSPTDLDAYADAWMRDVYEFANLSHWRDEQSEERTANRFAVREFRHDRAWLRDDLRDEDYFTYRHPTEGTVLYYGFRTAPDRAEQLLFAANMEGVPVDVSPDALAADAAEDANAPEIPTEGWDPALTAPDVDDAGEVTLANADAIVWRREP
- a CDS encoding alpha-amylase family glycosyl hydrolase, which gives rise to MAVGETVQLAPRDPDPDATYRWHLKSAPVGSQLELADDEDVVSFSPDTSGTYVLELDAPDGTHTLTVRVFSGELAPVGAGGGASGMSGMSGMSGSARPVGESGGVSGSGSGAGSGGGKDGGRPRVQLQGSVEDDAFVVRADPHPHPDSDTDRDDIVVEFLVDDRDGVSSSAVSIDGWELRIPLSAVGNRVRIHGVALADAYSVPDTVEFSREQMTDGGEGDEDFRAPSESGSQPRSDGGEDTEESGTSSELRSDGGERVGESRASSKLRFDGGEAEAVTTRGATGVVDRPNDPPEWSKDVTLYEIYVRGFTDDDEHDSVFEAFEERLDYLEDLGVDCLWLTPVLQNDHAPHGYNIVDFYDIAEDLGTREDYEAFVDAAHDHGMKVLFDLVLNHSARDHPFFEDAYKNPDSEYYDWYEWQDSGEPGTYFDWEYIANFDYTNLEVRRYLLDAVDIWAEIADGFRCDMAWAVPNTFWQELHDRVKEKDPEFLLLDETIPYIADFHNGMFDMHFDTTLYFTMRQVGDGNMPAEAILDAVDQRAEVGFPPHASFMLYIENHDETRYIVECGDDAAMAAAGALFTLPGVPMLYGGQEIGQRGRRDALAWDHAREEIRDHYKRLIEVRNETPALGYEGVYRRVDYESDTDRAVAFLREFDGDAYVCILNFGDDTATVTLDEYEVDSTDLVTGEDTAAAEGLEVDHVAILPVN
- a CDS encoding HPP family protein, translated to MPLNGPTFGLPDPVTVGVRATLLLAIAGATAWVTGIPALFPSLGPSAFVLAVRDQGPTPRTVLGGHAVGVVCGLLAYTAAAAVFSVPSTPLDFHPPWLVVSGVVAVGLTSTGMLAVDAVHPPACATTLIVALGLMSTLSEAALVLPAVASLLVVDRFTSRIHLPF